Proteins encoded in a region of the Zea mays cultivar B73 chromosome 2, Zm-B73-REFERENCE-NAM-5.0, whole genome shotgun sequence genome:
- the LOC100191815 gene encoding uncharacterized protein isoform X1, with product MACRALALRSLLLPDPLHRLPAAAPPVWRASRGGRRPHLRCCSGGGGGEPGQPPQEAVLEAISKIARSKGRVALTTNMVMGGTVTDDASDEWLVLDQKVNSYPTDRGFTAIGTGGDDFVQSMVVAVESVLQESIPKGRVSQKLSSRGKYVSVNIGPIRVVSSEQVQAVYRAMRRDNRMKYFL from the exons ATGGCGTGCCGCGCACTTGCCCTCCGCTCCCTGCTCCTCCCCGACCCGCTACACCGCCTCCCGGCCGCGGCGCCACCTGTTTGGAGAGCGTCCCGCGGTGGCCGCCGTCCGCACCTCCGCTGCTGCTCCGGCGGCGGGGGCGGGGAGCCCGGGCAGCCGCCGCAAGAAGCTGTGCTCGAGGCCATATCCA AGATAGCAAGGTCTAAAGGAAGGGTTGCACTCACAACAAATATGGTCATGGGTGGTACTGTGACTGACGATGCAAGTGATGAATGGCTTGTTCTGGATCAGAAG GTAAATTCCTACCCCACAGATAGAGGATTTACAGCAATTGGCACTGGAGGTGATGATTTTGTCCAGTCAATGGTAGTTGCTGTTGAATCTGTTCTTCAAGAATCAATTCCCAAG GGCCGGGTATCTCAGAAATTATCTTCAAGAGGGAAATATGTTTCTGTAAACATTGGGCCAATTCGTGTTGTTTCTAGTGAGCAG GTCCAAGCTGTGTATCGTGCCATGAGAAGAGATAACAGGATGAAATACTTCTTATGA